One Hordeum vulgare subsp. vulgare chromosome 4H, MorexV3_pseudomolecules_assembly, whole genome shotgun sequence DNA window includes the following coding sequences:
- the LOC123447805 gene encoding eukaryotic translation initiation factor 3 subunit B-like, which yields MALAISMEAIDARARELGIDLDSVDLDSITLPPGEDFDILSDDEDLLQNEDIPELEMGFANIIVVDNLPVVPPEKYEKLENVLRKIYGQLGVIKEGGLWMPTDPKTKKTLGYCFIEYNTPQEAELAVEKTHGYKLDKSHIFAVNMFDDFEKYMKVPDEWAPAEIKPYTPGENLLKWLTDDKARDQFVIRASTFTEVYWNDARRAMPELVYQKQYWTDSYIQWSPLGTHLATVHRQGAQVWGGDDKFVRLMRFAHPQLKLIDFSPGEKYLITYSSHEPSNPRDTHRVVLIIFDVRTGKVMREFKGSADDFTTGGNMGVSGVSWPIFRWGGGTDDKYFARLGKNVISVYDTETFALIDKKSLKVENVVDFSWSPTDPIISLFVPELGGGNQPARVSLVQIPGKEEIRQKNLFSVSDCKMYWQNNGEYLAVQVDRYTKTKKSIYTGFELFRIKERDIPIEVFELDNKNDKIIAFAWEPKGHRFAVIHGDGPKPDISFYTMKAVNNNVSRVSKLTTLKGKQANALFWSPAGRFIVLAGLKGFNGQLEFFNVDDLETMATGEHFMATDIMWDPTGRYLATAVTSVHEMENGFHIWSFNGKLIYKISKDHFYQFQWRPRPPSLLTPEKEEDISKNLKRYSKKYEQEDQDVNAHLDLEERKRRMQLQEVWESWVTKWKQLHEEERAFRMQLRGGEDSDKEEEAEYKEIEAEELVDVTEETVAFDLDQE from the exons ATGGCGCTAGCAATCTCGATGGAAGCCATAGATGCGCGCGCGCGGGAGCTGGGGATCGACCTCGACTCCGTCGACCTCGACTCCATCACCCTCCCtcccggcgaggacttcgacatcCTCAG TGACGACGAGGATTTGCTTCAGAATGAAGACATTCCAGAGCTTGAGATGGGTTTTGCAAACATTATTGTGGTGGACAATCTGCCGGTTGTTCCCCCGGAGAAGTACGAGAAGCTGGAGAATGTTTTGCGCAAGATATATGGTCAACTTGGTGTGATCAAAGAAGGCGGGCTTTGGATGCCTACAGACCCGAAGACGAAGAAGACCCTGGGCTACTGCTTCATTGAGTATAATACTCCGCAG GAAGCTGAGCTTGCTGTGGAAAAGACACATGGCTACAAACTGGACAAATCTCACATATTTGCTGTTAATATGTTTGATGACTTTGAGAAGTACATGAAGGTTCCTGATGAGTGGGCGCCTGCTGAAATCAAGCCATACACTCCTGGA GAAAATCTTCTGAAGTGGCTAACTGATGATAAGGCCAGAGATCAGTTTGTGATCCGTGCTAGTACGTTCACGGAAGTGTACTGGAATGACGCTAGACGGGCAATGCCTGAGCTTGTGTACCAAAAACAG TATTGGACGGATAGCTATATTCAGTGGTCCCCTCTTGGAACACACTTGGCTACCGTGCATAGGCAGGGCGCGCAGGTGTGGGGTGGTGATGATAAGTTTGTTCGTCTAATGCGCTTTGCTCATCCACAG CTGAAACTCATCGATTTCTCTCCTGGTGAGAAATATTTGATCACTTACAGCAGCCATGAGCCTAGCAACCCCAGAGACACACAT AGGGTTGTACTAATTATCTTTGATGTACGGACTGGAAAAGTAATGCGGGAGTTCAAGGGAAGTGCTGATGATTTCACTACTGGTGGAAATATGGGTGTCTCTGGTGTTTCATGGCCTATCTTCAG GTGGGGTGGTGGAACAGATGATAAGTATTTTGCTAGGCTTGGAAAGAATGTTATATCTGTCTATGATACTGAGACGTTCGCTCTTATTGATAAGAAGTCCTTGAAGGTAGAAAATGTGGTTGACTTCAGTTGGTCTCCCACTGATCCTATCATATCACTCTTTGTGCCTGAATTGGGTGGTGGAAATCAGCCTGCCAGG GTGAGTCTTGTGCAAATTCCGGGCAAGGAGGAGATTCGACAGAAAAACCTTTTCAGTGTTAGCGACTGCAAAATGTACTGGCAGAACAATGGAGAATATCTGGCTGTCCAGGTAGACAGGTACACAAAAACAAAGAAGAGCATTTATACTGGGTTCGAGCTGTTCAGAATCAAGGAACGTGACATCCCAATTGAGGTCTTTGAACTGGACAACAAGAATGACAAGATAATTGCCTTCGCATGGGAGCCTAAAGGTCACCGCTTTGCTGTTATTCATGGTGATGGGCCTAAGCCTGATATAAGTTTCTACACCATGAAAGCAGTCAACAATAATGTTAGTCGTGTGTCCAAGCTCACCACACTCAAGGGCAAGCAGGCCAATGCATTGTTCTGGTCTCCTGCTGGGCGTTTCATTGTTCTGGCAGGGTTGAAGGGTTTCAATGGCCAGCTGGAGTTCTTCAACGTTGATGATCTTGAGACCATGGCAACAGGAGAACATTTTATGGCGACCGACATCATGTGGGATCCTACTGGAAG ATACCTCGCAACCGCAGTTACCTCGGTTCATGAGATGGAAAATGGTTTCCACATCTGGTCCTTCAATGGCAAGCTAATTTACAAGATCTCAAAAGATCACTTCTATCAG TTCCAATGGCGCCCAAGGCCACCGTCGCTACTTACtcctgagaaggaggaggacatcTCGAAGAACCTCAAGCGGTACAGCAAGAAGTACGAACAAGAGGACCAGGATGTGAACGCCCATTTGGACTTGGAGGAGCGCAAGAGACGGATGCAGCTTCAAGAGGTGTGGGAATCATGGGTCACCAAGTGGAAGCAGCTGCACGAGGAGGAGCGAGCATTCAGGATGCAACTCAGAGGCGGGGAGGACAGTGACAAGGAAGAAGAGGCGGAGTACAAGGAGATTGAGGCCGAGGAGCTGGTTGATGTCACAGAGGAAACCGTTGCCTTCGACCTGGACCAGGAGTGA
- the LOC123450246 gene encoding endonuclease III homolog 1, chloroplastic-like — translation MVAVFPLYLLVVLLLAIPFLFFKSRRSAPRRGTGDRAGPLPPRPWALPVIGHLVGALPHRALRDLAQRHGPPMMLRLSELDDVVASSPDVAHEIMKTHDASFASRPLTSMQKMAYDDAWRQLHKICTVEILSSCSVQSFHPAREEELGRLLRSVVAAAAASSSPVNRTERISTFVVDSTVRAEEARRGERGERGEEARRGKRGKRAEDAGRAGGDAVSGAGRGRRVLEVKEEHPKKQVGVVPDLEDFRYVKTEEKTSVTTKRVPASSNKNSSPGVKEVKCESSVSFDYSKSEMNSVKTKRLNRVLEVKEEHPKKRVGIVPDIEDFRYVKTEAQTSVSTKRVPASSNKSSSPVRLEKKIRVSSVVKVEVAAPENWEAVLEGIKNIRLSGEAPVDTKGCEKAGSLLPPKERRFAVLISTMMSSQTKDEVTHAAVERLGENGLLDPDAIVRTDEATLANLIKPVGFYQRKAQFIKEASRICLERFGGDIPDTLTDLLALKGVGPKMAHLVMSIAWKNTQGICVDTHVHRISNRLGWVFREGTKQKTTTPEQTRMSLEKWLPKDEWEPINPLLVGFGQTICTPLRPKCGSCGINTICPSAFKEASSPNPKQKKRGLGRS, via the exons ATGGTCGCCGTGTTCCCGCTCTACCTGCTTGTCGTGCTTCTCCTCGCCATCCCATTCCTCTTCTTCAAGTCCAGGCGCTCGGCGCCTCGTCGTGGCACCGGTGATAGGGCCGGGCCGCTCCCGCCGAGGCCATGGGCGCTGCCGGTCATCGGCCACCTTGTCGGCGCCCTCCCACACCGCGCTCTGCGCGACCTGGCGCAACGCCACGGCCCGCCCATGATGCTCCGCCTCAGCGAGCTCGACGACGTGGTCGCATCATCCCCTGACGTCGCGCACGAAATCATGAAGACCCACGACGCCTCCTTCGCGTCCAGGCCTCTGACCTCCATGCAAAAGATGGCATACGACGACGCGTGGCGGCAGCTTCACAAGATATGCACCGTCGAGATCCTCAGCTCCTGCAGCGTCCAGTCCTTCCACCCCGCTCGTGAGGAGGAGCTCGGCCGACTCCTCCGTtccgtggtggcggcggcggcggcctcgtCTTCGCCGGTCAACCGGACCGAGCGCATATCGACGTTCGTCGTGGACTCCACGGTGCGCGCGGAGGAGGCGCGGCGCGGCGAGCGGGGTGAGCGCGGGGAGGAGGCGCGACGCGGCAAGCGGGGCAAGCGGGCGGAGGACGCGGGGCGAGCGGGGGGAGACGCGGTGAGCGGGGCTGGCAGGGGGAGAAG GGTGCTTGAAGTAAAGGAGGAACATCCTAAGAAGCAG GTTGGTGTTGTTCCTGACCTCGAAGATTTTCGATATGTAAAGACCGAGGAGAAAACATCAGTAACTACAAAGAGGGTACCAGCATCATCAAATAAGAACAGTTCACCAG GTGTAAAGGAAGTGAAGTGTGAATCCAGTGTTTCTTTTGACTACTCCAAGTCTGAAATGAATTCTGTTAAGACGAAAAGGCTGAACCGTGTGCTTGAAGTAAAGGAGGAGCATCCTAAGAAGCGG GTTGGTATTGTTCCTGACATCGAAGATTTTCGATATGTAAAGACCGAGGCACAAACATCAGTATCTACAAAGAGGGTACCAGCATCGTCAAATAAGAGCAGTTCACCAG TCAGGTTGGAGAAAAAGATCAGAGTTTCATCTGTTGTGAAAGTGGAAG TTGCAGCTCCAGAAAATTGGGAAGCAGTTCTTGAAGGTATTAAAAACATTAGGTTATCTGGCGAGGCCCCCGTAGATACAAAGGGCTGTGAAAAGGCTGGCTCTCTTCTTCCACCCAAG GAAAGAAGGTTTGCAGTTCTTATATCAACTATGATGTCAAGCCAAACAAAGGATGAAGTTACGCATG CTGCTGTGGAGCGTCTCGGTGAGAATGGTTTACTTGACCCTGATGCTATCGTCAGAACAGATGAGGCCACACTAGCAAATCTTATCAAACCT GTTGGATTCTATCAGAGAAAGGCCCAATTCATAAAAGAAGCTTCGAGAATTTGCCTTGAACGATTTGGAGGAGATATTCCAGATACTTTGACTGATCTGCTTGCTCTGAAAGGAGTTGGCCCTAAAATGGCCCATCTG GTGATGAGCATCGCATGGAAGAATACTCAAGGGATCTGCGTGGACACTCATGTGCATCGCATTTCCAACCGTCTTGGATGGGTCTTCCGAGAAGGAACAAAGCAG AAAACTACTACACCAGAGCAGACAAGGATGTCTCTTGAGAAGTGGTTGCCGAAGGATGAGTGGGAGCCGATAAACCCGCTACTG GTTGGATTTGGTCAGACAATCTGTACTCCGTTGAGGCCCAAGTGCGGCAGCTGTGGCATAAACACCATTTGCCCATCGGCTTTTAAGGAAGCATCAAGTCCCAACCCAAAGCAAAAGAAGCGAGGTCTAGGCAGAAGCTAA
- the LOC123447806 gene encoding chaperone protein ClpC2, chloroplastic-like, producing MESTLLRPPALGLGSPAGLGGSTASWRSRSAERPPSVVPALPIKPARWRSVKMSAIAGHRRDLHTPAVTLTPASMFGGGGFGPSSSSSRGSSTRGRRRVVARAMFESFTEKAIRVIMLAQEESRRLGHHTVGSEQILLGLVGEGTGIAAKVLRSAGLNLKDARAEVEKVLGRGPGLIPVEIPFTASAKKVIESSNEESRQLGHNYIGTEHLLLGLIREDDGAAAIVLKNFQADLGDIRNEVIKMITEMSEDQTVGAGVGGGSSGAKMPTLEEYGTNLTKLAQEGKLDPVVGRKKQIERVLQILGRRTKNNPCLIGEPGVGKTAIAEGLAQRIATGDVPETVEGKTVITLDMGLLVAGTKYRGEFEERLKKLMEEIKQNGDIILFLDEVHTLVGAGAAEGAIDAANILKPALARGELQCLGATTIDEYRKHIEKDPALERRFQPVKVPEPTVDETIGILKGLRERYEIHHKLRYTDEALIAAAQLSYQYISDRFLPDKAIDLVDEAGSLVRLRHAKLPDEAKDLDKKLKEITRQKNDAIRSQQFETAAELRSEELELKTQIMSLVDKSKEVSKAEVESGASTGPMVTEADIQRIVASWTSVPVEKVSVDESSRLLKMEETLHGRVIGQDEAVRAIGRAIRRARVGLRNPNRPVASFIFAGPTGVGKSELAKALAASYYGSEEAMVRLDMSEFMERHTVAKLIGSPPGYVGYTEGGQLTEAVRRRPYTVVLLDEIEKAHPDVFNLMLQIMEDGRLTDSRGRTVDFKNTLIIMTSNVGSSVIEKGGKQLGFDHDDGEARNSYGRIKSLVDEEMKQYFRPEFLNRLDEMIVFRQLTKMEVKEIAAIMLDEVAGRMRAKGIELLVTESFKELVVEEGYDPSYGARPLRRAIMRLLEDKLADKMLAEDVKEGDGVIVDADPAGNVVVLSRHSDLPEDQPLAFPA from the exons ATGGAAAGCACCTTGCTGAGGCCGCCCGCTCTGGGGCTGGGATCACCCGCCGGGCTTGGAGGCAGCACGGCCAGCTGGAGGTCCCGGAGCGCCGAGAGGCCTCCCTCCGTGGTCCCGGCGCTCCCCATAAAGCCGGCACGCTGGCGGTCCGTCAAGATGTCAGCGATCGCCGGCCACCGGCGAGATTTACACACCCCTGCAGTCACGCTCACGCCTGCGTCCATGtttggcggcggcggcttcggaccgtcgtcgtcgtcgtcccgcGGATCGTCGACGAGGGGCCGACGCCGCGTTGTCGCCAGGGCCATGTTCGAGAGCTTCACCGAGAAGGCCATCAGGGTGATCATGCTGGCGCAGGAGGAGTCGAGGCGCCTCGGGCACCACACGGTCGGCAGCGAGCAGATCCTCCTGGGCCTCGTCGGAGAGGGCACCGGCATCGCCGCCAAGGTGCTCAGGTCCGCCGGGCTGAACCTCAAGGACGCTCGCGCCGAGGTGGAGAAGGTCCTCGGGAGGGGCCCCGGCCTCATCCCCGTCGAGATCCCCTTCACCGCCTCGGCCAAGAAGGTGATCGAGTCCTCAAATGAGGAGTCGCGCCAGCTAG GGCATAACTACATCGGAACGGAACACTTGCTTCTCGGGTTGATCCGTGAAGATGATGGTGCGGCAGCCATTGTACTTAAGAACTTTCAGGCTGATCTCGGTGACATACGCAATGAG GTTATCAAAATGATTACTGAAATGTCTGAAGATCAAACTGTCGGTGCCGGCGTTGGGGGAGGAAGCAGTGGGGCCAAGATGCCAACCCTGGAGGAGTATGGGACTAATCTAACGAAATTAGCACAGGAG GGGAAGCTAGATCCCGTCGTCGGAAGGAAAAAACAGATCGAGCGTGTGCTGCAGATCTTGGGGAGACGAACAAAGAACAATCCCTGCCTGATTGGAGAACCCGGTGTCGGAAAGACGGCTATCGCGGAAGGCCTTGCGCAGCGCATTGCCACCGGGGATGTGCCTGAAACAGTTGAAGGGAAAACG GTTATCACCCTTGATATGGGACTTCTTGTTGCCGGGACCAAATACCGTGGAGAGTTCGAAGAAAGGTTGAAGAAACTGATGGAAGAGATCAAGCAGAATGGAGACATAATACTTTTCCTTGATGAAGTCCACACTctggtgggagcaggagcagcagaAGGTGCTATTGACGCTGCTAACATTCTGAAGCCAGCATTGGCAAGAGGTGAACTTCAG TGCCTTGGGGCCACTACCATTGACGAATACAGGAAGCACATTGAGAAAGACCCTGCGCTGGAGAGGCGCTTCCAACCAGTGAAAGTTCCGGAGCCCACAGTTGATGAGACCATAGGAATCCTCAAAGGGCTCCGGGAGCGGTACGAGATCCACCACAAACTCCGATATACGGATGAAGCGCTGATTGCCGCTGCTCAGCTCTCATACCAATACATCAG TGATCGTTTCCTCCCAGACAAAGCAATCGACCTGGTTGATGAGGCGGGGTCTCTTGTCAGGCTACGCCATGCCAAG CTACCTGACGAAGCTAAAGATCTCGACAAGAAGCTCAAGGAAATCACCAGACAGAAGAACGACGCCATCCGCTCCCAGCAATTCGAGACG GCCGCAGAGCTCCGCAGCGAAGAGCTGGAGCTCAAGACCCAGATCATGTCGCTGGTGGACAAGAGCAAGGAGGTGAGCAAGGCGGAGGTGGAGTCCGGCGCGTCGACTGGCCCGATGGTGACGGAGGCGGACATCCAGCGCATCGTCGCGTCGTGGACCAGCGTCCCCGTGGAGAAGGTCTCCGTGGACGAGTCGAGCCGGCTGCTCAAGATGGAGGAGACCCTGCACGGGCGCGTCATCGGCCAGGACGAGGCCGTGAGGGCCATAGGCCGCGCCATCCGCCGCGCGCGCGTCGGGCTCAGGAACCCCAACCGGCCGGTGGCCAGCTTCATTTTCGCCGGCCCGACGGGCGTGGGCAAGTCGGAGCTGGCCAAGGCGCTGGCGGCCAGCTACTACGGCTCGGAGGAGGCCATGGTCCGGCTGGACATGAGCGAGTTCATGGAGCGGCACACGGTGGCCAAGCTCATCGGCTCCCCTCCCGGCTACGTCGGGTACACGGAGGGCGGGCAGCTGACGGAGGCCGTCCGGCGGCGGCCCTACACCGTGGTCCTCCTGGACGAGATCGAGAAGGCGCACCCGGACGTGTTCAACCTGATGCTGCAGATCATGGAGGACGGCCGGCTGACGGACAGCAGGGGCCGGACGGTGGACTTCAAGAACACGCTCATCATCATGACCTCCAACGTCGGCAGCAGCGTGATCGAGAAGGGCGGGAAGCAGCTGGGCTTCGACCACGACGACGGCGAGGCCCGCAACAGCTACGGCAGGATCAAGAGCCTGGTGGACGAGGAGATGAAGCAGTACTTCCGGCCAGAGTTCCTGAACCGGCTCGACGAGATGATCGTGTTCCGGCAGCTCACTAAGATGGAGGTCAAGGAGATCGCCGCCATCATGCTCGACGAGGTGGCCGGCCGGATGAGGGCCAAGGGGATCGAGCTGCTGGTGACGGAGAGCTTCAAGGAGCTGGTCGTGGAGGAAGGCTACGACCCCAGCTACGGCGCGCGGCCGCTGAGGAGGGCCATCATGAGGCTTCTCGAGGACAAGCTCGCCGACAAGATGCTCGCCGAGGATGTCAAGGAGGGAGATGGGGTCATCGTCGACGCCGACCCGGCAGGGAACGTCGTCGTCCTCAGCCGGCACAGCGACTTGCCGGAGGACCAGCCGCTGGCGTTTCCTGCCTAG